The Dendropsophus ebraccatus isolate aDenEbr1 chromosome 3, aDenEbr1.pat, whole genome shotgun sequence genome includes a region encoding these proteins:
- the B3GNT3 gene encoding N-acetyllactosaminide beta-1,3-N-acetylglucosaminyltransferase 3 isoform X2, whose translation MRLSFIKLEGILLLCVGLAGLLFIIQENGDGSEPTNLEKEKLKPAIPLRLTAASDELKRLEWLPSCQENKSMQSVEGFSNLPPHIQDFLRYRHCKSFPQILNLPSKCGGAAESKNVFLLLAIKSSPSNYERRAIIRQTWGEETSYGGAHVKRIFLSGTSNNEREDRHLRRLLKIESEMFKDILQWDFHDTFFNLTLKQFLFHIWLEEYCPGANFIFNGDDDVFVNTFNAVVYLRGHKADAHLFVGQLIANVGPIREAGSKYYVPVQVTASDSYPMYCGGGGILMSRYTAHVIHNKSQDIPLFPIDDVYLGMCLEKAGLFPASHMGMRTVGVHVPSAKLDSFDPCYYRELLMVHRFIPYQMLVMWKAIQDSNLGCGQKLSLFLGLRKRTDVEG comes from the coding sequence ATGAGACTATCCTTCATCAAATTAGAGGGCATTCTCCTTCTATGTGTGGGTTTGGCTGGACTTCTGTTTATAATACAGGAAAATGGAGATGGAAGTGAACCAACTaatttggaaaaagaaaaacttaagCCTGCCATTCCCCTCCGTCTTACTGCTGCCTCGGATGAATTAAAAAGACTCGAGTGGCTCCCTAGTTGCCAGGAAAACAAATCAATGCAAAGTGTTGAAGGTTTTTCAAATCTCCCACCACATATTCAGGATTTCCTGCGGTACAGGCATTGCAAGAGCTTTCCACAGATCCTCAACTTACCAAGTAAgtgtggaggagcagcagaatcCAAAAACGTCTTCCTTCTACTTGCCATAAAATCTTCACCAAGTAACTATGAAAGAAGAGCTATCATCCGTCAAACATGGGGGGAGGAAACAAGTTATGGAGGTGCTCATGTTAAAAGAATCTTTCTTTCTGGCACTTCAAATAATGAGCGTGAGGATCGACATTTAAGACGGCTTCTAAAAATTGAGAGTGAAATGTTCAAAGATATCCTACAGTGGGACTTCCATGACACATTTTTTAACCTAACGTTAAAACAGTTCCTGTTTCATATATGGCTAGAGGAGTACTGTCCTGGAGCTAACTTCATATTCAATGGGGATGATGATGTATTTGTTAACACATTTAATGCAGTCGTCTACCTGCGTGGCCATAAAGCAGATGCGCACCTTTTTGTTGGTCAGCTCATAGCTAATGTTGGACCAATTCGTGAAGCTGGAAGCAAATATTATGTACCTGTACAAGTTACTGCTTCTGACTCTTACCCAATGTACTGTGGAGGTGGAGGAATTCTCATGTCCAGATATACTGCCCATGTTATCCACAATAAATCTCAGGACATCCCGCTGTTCCCTATTGATGATGTGTATCTAGGGATGTGTCTGGAAAAGGCTGGCCTTTTCCCTGCCTCTCACATGGGAATGAGGACAGTGGGGGTTCATGTACCATCTGCAAAGCTGGATTCATTTGATCCTTGTTATTATAGAGAACTTTTAATGGTACATCGTTTTATACCATATCAAATGTTAGTTATGTGGAAGGCAATTCAAGATTCTAACCTTGGCTGTGGCCAGAAATTGTCTCTTTTTTTAGGTTTACGAAAGCGAACTGATGTTGAAGGATAA
- the B3GNT3 gene encoding N-acetyllactosaminide beta-1,3-N-acetylglucosaminyltransferase 3 isoform X1 yields the protein MVAVMCVTTMRLSFIKLEGILLLCVGLAGLLFIIQENGDGSEPTNLEKEKLKPAIPLRLTAASDELKRLEWLPSCQENKSMQSVEGFSNLPPHIQDFLRYRHCKSFPQILNLPSKCGGAAESKNVFLLLAIKSSPSNYERRAIIRQTWGEETSYGGAHVKRIFLSGTSNNEREDRHLRRLLKIESEMFKDILQWDFHDTFFNLTLKQFLFHIWLEEYCPGANFIFNGDDDVFVNTFNAVVYLRGHKADAHLFVGQLIANVGPIREAGSKYYVPVQVTASDSYPMYCGGGGILMSRYTAHVIHNKSQDIPLFPIDDVYLGMCLEKAGLFPASHMGMRTVGVHVPSAKLDSFDPCYYRELLMVHRFIPYQMLVMWKAIQDSNLGCGQKLSLFLGLRKRTDVEG from the exons ATGGTAGCTGTAATG TGTGTCACTACTATGAGACTATCCTTCATCAAATTAGAGGGCATTCTCCTTCTATGTGTGGGTTTGGCTGGACTTCTGTTTATAATACAGGAAAATGGAGATGGAAGTGAACCAACTaatttggaaaaagaaaaacttaagCCTGCCATTCCCCTCCGTCTTACTGCTGCCTCGGATGAATTAAAAAGACTCGAGTGGCTCCCTAGTTGCCAGGAAAACAAATCAATGCAAAGTGTTGAAGGTTTTTCAAATCTCCCACCACATATTCAGGATTTCCTGCGGTACAGGCATTGCAAGAGCTTTCCACAGATCCTCAACTTACCAAGTAAgtgtggaggagcagcagaatcCAAAAACGTCTTCCTTCTACTTGCCATAAAATCTTCACCAAGTAACTATGAAAGAAGAGCTATCATCCGTCAAACATGGGGGGAGGAAACAAGTTATGGAGGTGCTCATGTTAAAAGAATCTTTCTTTCTGGCACTTCAAATAATGAGCGTGAGGATCGACATTTAAGACGGCTTCTAAAAATTGAGAGTGAAATGTTCAAAGATATCCTACAGTGGGACTTCCATGACACATTTTTTAACCTAACGTTAAAACAGTTCCTGTTTCATATATGGCTAGAGGAGTACTGTCCTGGAGCTAACTTCATATTCAATGGGGATGATGATGTATTTGTTAACACATTTAATGCAGTCGTCTACCTGCGTGGCCATAAAGCAGATGCGCACCTTTTTGTTGGTCAGCTCATAGCTAATGTTGGACCAATTCGTGAAGCTGGAAGCAAATATTATGTACCTGTACAAGTTACTGCTTCTGACTCTTACCCAATGTACTGTGGAGGTGGAGGAATTCTCATGTCCAGATATACTGCCCATGTTATCCACAATAAATCTCAGGACATCCCGCTGTTCCCTATTGATGATGTGTATCTAGGGATGTGTCTGGAAAAGGCTGGCCTTTTCCCTGCCTCTCACATGGGAATGAGGACAGTGGGGGTTCATGTACCATCTGCAAAGCTGGATTCATTTGATCCTTGTTATTATAGAGAACTTTTAATGGTACATCGTTTTATACCATATCAAATGTTAGTTATGTGGAAGGCAATTCAAGATTCTAACCTTGGCTGTGGCCAGAAATTGTCTCTTTTTTTAGGTTTACGAAAGCGAACTGATGTTGAAGGATAA